The genomic interval TCCTTACGAAAGTATACCTTAAGCTCTTCTAGAAGGATGGTGTAAATATCTTTGATCTTTTTATTATCACTAAAATCGTATTCAGGCGAATAATGATAATCAATATAGGGAATGAGATTCGTTTTTAAAGCTAAATCATTATCTAACAAGAAATAGCTCATAATCTGATAAGCACTTGCAGAGGCATCTTGTGTAATAGGAATTTGAATTAGATTACTCTTATTATTGCTTTCGATACATAGAACCTTACTTATGAACTGATAGGGATCAGCCGCTGATAATGCTAACTCGATGATACTTTCAGCCGATGATGCTTTCATAGATACATGATCGAGATACCATTGATAAGAATCTTTATAAGATTCGAACTTCTTATAATGAAAAGCTGCGGCTGCTGAGGCTATAAACATTATTTCTTTATCATCTATATTATGATTAATAAGCTCTCCAGATGGGTTGTTACAAGTAAAAAGTACTAGACTTCTAGCCAAATCACGTTCGTGGAAATGCAATACACCAGCGCGGTAGATCCTACCACGGAAGTCAACGAAGGCAGGCAGATAAATTTTATAACCCTCGTAAGCTGATGCTATATTGATTACGAAGGTTTCATAACGAGCACGTTGGATACGCTCCAAGAACACCTTAAGCAAATCCTGATAATTACAAACTTGCGTCAAATCATTATTCGATAAGTAAGAATTCCTCAATAGCTCGACGGCCCTGTTGATATTCAATGATGCTAGAAATCTAGGCATTAATAGACCGTATTTAACTAATAGTTCGTTATTATTCATAATGAAGCTCAATACATCCTTATGTATCTCAAAAGACTGCGCCTGTAACTTGTTCATGGTTAAGCACAAATCGTCGTATTTACCTTCATCAAACTTAATATGAAAATGGCTCAAGTCACGGGTAGTCATTACGCGATAGCGTTTTTGTTGATAAAAATCCCCTGATGGTATGCTTAAGTAACCGCCACGCATATCGGATAAAGATGAAGGTATTATATCATCTCTTATGGGTTTCCAATCCAAAGGCTTACATATCATTGGTAGATTGAGTTTGATCGGAAGGAGACTAATATCGAAATTACATATAGCGTATAATTGTCTTGGTATATAATACTTCCCATTCTTCATCGTAACAGAATACTGCTCATGAAAGCTCAATTCATTTGAAAGAGAAATCCACTTTCTATTCACTAAGAATTCAACCAAAAACGCACCGAACGCATAATTATTTTGCATTTTATCGTTAGCCATCTCATTCTCTTCAGCCTTCACATTGCTAGAAGTATCGTCTGAATTTATTTCATGTTTCGTAGAAGGTCTTTCTTCTGATGTATATCCTTTCAACAATTTAGCTTGGCTTCTGACATACGTATCCAAATGTTCTATCAGAGTTGATACGCGAACAGCTGGAAGTTCCTGAATACAGTTGAAGAGAACACCAAATACATAAATAATAATGGCCTCCAAAGTATACTGATCAAAGTATTCAAGAGTTAATAAATCATTTTTAGTAAGCTTACATTTCTTAAGATATTCCTTTGCTGTAAGTTCATCTTTAGATATTATTATCTTAATTAAATCAGGTGTAAGCTGATATATGTTTTTAATATCGTCATATTTAAAAGTAGCATCCTCAATCGATGTTTGAATACTGATTAATTCTTCTTCTGTAAATGAATCCTTATCTTTTTTAGAATTATTCAATAAATCAATCACATACTTATGATATTGAGAAACATTAGATTCAGATCTGGAATTAGTATTACTATCATCCAACAGTTGACTATAAAAAGATTCCCAGAACTTCTCAAGAATAGTATCCTTCGTTGAATAACATCTATGACCGTACACAGAAGGACAAATATGATTTACAATCGATACCACAACAGAAGGATAAATATGATTAACAATGGATACCTGAGAAGGACAAATATGATTAACAATCGCTACCTTCGTATACCTAGATTGGTATTTCCTGTTAAATAACAGACTTTTCATGTGTGAACGCCGTGGTACAAGACCTGGGCCAAGAAGTGCTTGGGGATGAGATTTCCAGCTGATCTACGACCACCCTCAAGCGTTCATTGACCAGAATGTAGAGCCTGTTGGGCATGAACCAACGGTGGTTGAAGAAAGAGATAACCCAGAGAGAGGGTTTTTATTCCACTGCCCACTGCAGATCAAGTGGCTGATCAGAGCTCAGAGACTAGAAATGCTGAACACATGGAAAGTACCTCTCACCCCTATTCTCCCCAAGAAAGGGAGAAAAGACCAATTTAGTCTCCAAAGCCGGTGAGCTTCTAAGCTTTATCTGAACACTTTTTCCTTTTTTGTTGCTCCTTTTGATCGCTGTTGTTGAATCAGGTTGCTGAAGATGTCCCCTCATCCTCTTCTGAGGCCATTATCCCTCAAGCTAGTGAGCTCTGACGTCGACCCTTCAATCCTCATCAACTGCAAAGAGTCACTGCTGGCCTCCCTGAACTTAACCAAACTGAGAATGACCGCCCTCTTCACGGAGCAAGAGAATCATGAAAACCTTCAGGGAATGCCCTCGATGGCCCAACTGAAAGAAGCCATCTTCGGGGTTGATCCAGTTGAAGTTGATGTTGTACGAGGCGATCCCCAGGTAGACCTTGAGAAGGTTATTGAACACGATCTGCTCGACTCCCCCTCCAGAGACAACTCCTTTTCCCCCAGCCTGATTCCAAATGAAGAAGAAGCCAGGCTCTCTCTTGAAATCTCTGAAAGCCAGCCTCCCATGGAGGTTGAGGATCAAGCTAGCCACTGATCTACGACCAGCCTGCCTCTCATTCCAGTCCCGCTGATACTGAGGAGCTTCATTTTGACGAAGAAGATCACTCCCTCAACAACCTCCCAGTAATCAAGGTGATTTTCTCATATACGCCCTTTCTCTCCTCTGTTTCATTCCTCCATTTTCTGAATCATGTGTTGTCTCTTTCTAGGAGGAGGGCGTCACTGGAGCTACCCCTCTGCAAGTCATTCCCTTGAGCAGCTCGTCTTATAAAAAAGATGATTATCCGCCTGCCGCTGTCTTTGCCAATGCAAGGCAACTTCTTGCGGCCGCTCCGTCTTTTCCAAGTAATAT from Vitis vinifera mitochondrion, complete genome carries:
- the RNA_pol gene encoding DNA-dependent RNA polymerase (similar to orf6 in Brassica napus mtDNA, to DNA-directed RNA polymerase in Daucus carota mtDNA (ACCESSION AAS15052), to DNA-directed RNA polymerase in Beta vulgaris mtDNA (ACCESSION CAA71809)), translated to MKSLLFNRKYQSRYTKVAIVNHICPSQVSIVNHIYPSVVVSIVNHICPSVYGHRCYSTKDTILEKFWESFYSQLLDDSNTNSRSESNVSQYHKYVIDLLNNSKKDKDSFTEEELISIQTSIEDATFKYDDIKNIYQLTPDLIKIIISKDELTAKEYLKKCKLTKNDLLTLEYFDQYTLEAIIIYVFGVLFNCIQELPAVRVSTLIEHLDTYVRSQAKLLKGYTSEERPSTKHEINSDDTSSNVKAEENEMANDKMQNNYAFGAFLVEFLVNRKWISLSNELSFHEQYSVTMKNGKYYIPRQLYAICNFDISLLPIKLNLPMICKPLDWKPIRDDIIPSSLSDMRGGYLSIPSGDFYQQKRYRVMTTRDLSHFHIKFDEGKYDDLCLTMNKLQAQSFEIHKDVLSFIMNNNELLVKYGLLMPRFLASLNINRAVELLRNSYLSNNDLTQVCNYQDLLKVFLERIQRARYETFVINIASAYEGYKIYLPAFVDFRGRIYRAGVLHFHERDLARSLVLFTCNNPSGELINHNIDDKEIMFIASAAAAFHYKKFESYKDSYQWYLDHVSMKASSAESIIELALSAADPYQFISKVLCIESNNKSNLIQIPITQDASASAYQIMSYFLLDNDLALKTNLIPYIDYHYSPEYDFSDNKKIKDIYTILLEELKVYFRKELTNNLADIVCPRLTRKLVKVLFMPMIYGKTVISIANDFNQHFDSLLDKGECMQLAKKIYIFYKTYYPGIVNLMDLIRNISWLVSAMDRPVLYSVSLFTTVQDYMKSKTVNIWVYDRIHRKRRQVTLRIPSGDRDRRKTHMSTFANFIHQKDAFIAMHMIKYMVSENAPVYTVHDNFITTAPYASYISRYYVLVLYNMGSPLLWINQFIDLNLAIDRNSYTLESPIPNHILLNSLESIIPKNLNKSKKLIWAKKIYSVCIAYEKYIMDLYDNNPKTVDLENKRVAFIGNMLNWDNCKYKYCLHL